One part of the Lotus japonicus ecotype B-129 chromosome 2, LjGifu_v1.2 genome encodes these proteins:
- the LOC130737697 gene encoding uncharacterized protein LOC130737697, translated as MVSPDRMAKAIATMIEAMMNQATEDSYRRAEEAAREQPQPLIEASQYQQSRLDRAGTGGPVRSGSQEYRQLGPYQHPKERGFTPSSFKPSTTATPGAGSQSAHPEVTCFRCGKNGHYANACLDQGPRCFNCNQIGHLAVNCRTFQAGPSDNKMKGKLPAKSKGARKQVTCYRCKKVGHHSNKCPDGRPLCFNCNRPGHQAKDCNVTRVEPSVPTVRGRHPAARGGVYVSCGEGADGLVRGERTNDGNLLTIPSHSSIIRSITLVAHATHQFYLNCLSIDFIVITPNNTLFDRCSCLNYRSYTRFRITR; from the coding sequence atggtaagccctgaccgtatggcgaaggcaatagctaccatgattgaggcaatgatgaatcaggctactgaggattcttacagacgcgctgaggaggcggcacgtgagcaacctcaaccgctaatcgaggcgtcccagtaccagcaaagtaggttggaccgagctggaactggaggaccagtgaggtctggttctcaggagtaccgtcagttggggccgtatcagcatccgaagGAGAGGGGTTTTACCCCAAGCTCTTTTAAGCcttcgactactgccactccaggggcaggAAGCCAATCGGCACATCctgaggtgacatgtttcaggtgtggaaagaatggacactatgctaatgcatgtctggaccaagggcctcgatgttttaattgcaaccagatagggcacttggccgtgaactgtagaacgttccaagcgggaccgtctgacaacaagatgaagggtaaacttcctgccaaatctaaaggggcgaggaagcaagtaacgtgttacaggtgcaagaaggtggggcaccactctaacaagtgtccagacgggagacctctatgttttaactgcaatcgcccggggcatcaagccaaggattgcaatgtaaccagggttgagccatctgtgcctacggtaagaggaagacatcctgctgcacggggaggagtctatgtctcgtgcggcgagggagctgacggattagtcagaggagagcgcacaaacgatggtaaccttctaactattccttctcattctagtataatacgctccattactctcgtagcacatgccacgcaccaattttacttaaattgtttaagcattgactttatagttattacgcctaataatactttatttgaccgttgctcgtgtttaaactatagaagttacacgaggttcagaataacacgttaa